CGAAAGGGTGGGTTCGTTCCAGATCGACACTGAACAGGGTCAGACCGATGACAAAGACATTGGCCGCATGTGCCTGCTGCATGGCATCCAGGGCATGACGCCGTTTTTCATACAGGGCAATGCCACGCTCCAGTCTTTGCCGGCCGGTCTCGAACTGACAGTCGACCGCGGAATGGAAATAGACTAACTGCACCAAGGCCAGGAGTTCTCCGGTTTCATTCCCCTCGCGGATGAATCCTTCCAGGGCCAGTTCAAAAAAGCTTCGCGCAGTTGGCGGGGCGCTGTCCAGGAGGATCACGCCATTATAAAACGCGAGCCAGGGATAATGGGGGTAGACCTGTTCAGCGATCGGGGCGAGTAGACTTTGCAGCGTGACCAAGCGGTTGCTGGCCAGCAGGTCCATGCCTATTTTGCTGAGAACGTCCTGGGCCGCGTTGAAATCAGCTGCGCGTAAAAAATAGCCCAGAGCAATCTCTGCTCTTGCCGGGGCATACCATTGGCCGGCTTGCCCCCAGATTTTTTTGATCTCCTGGTCCGACAAGCTGTTTTTGGCAAGGGTGGTGAGGCAGTCACGAAACAGATGATGGTAAGAAAAAACGGTTCGCTGCGGATCCAGGGAGCGAATGAAAAAATTTTGGTTTTCAAGTAACGCCAGTTTTTCCTGAATCGCTGGATCTTCGCCGATAATGGTGGCCAGTCCTGCAGGGATCTCATCCAGCAATGACAGGCGGATCAGCGCGGTTTGCAGCTGGCGTGGCAGATTGCCTAAAATCTCCTCTGCAAAATAGTTGAGAAACGTATCCGGGCCCAAGGCTTTTTGACTGATGCTCCCAGGCCGGGGGCCTGCTTTTTGCCGGGAAGCAAGGAGTAAGCCCATGATCCAGCCTCCGTTAGCCTGGAACAGGTCATTCACCGTGGCGGATGAAACCGCAATGTTCAAACAGTCATTGAAGAGCGCGGCAATTTCCTGCCGGTTCAGGGATATATCGTCGTTGCGAAGAATCACCGCCGGGGGTGGAGGGTGCTTTCCCAGCAGGACAGGAAAGACCGGCTGGCGGGATATCAGGAGCAACTGCACCTTTTGGCGTGGTGCGATCAGCAGCGCAGTCAATACGCTCTGACTTTGGAGCCGCCCGTTTAGCAGATGCAGGTCATCCAGCACCAGGAAAAACTCGTTGACCAAGTGATTTTCAAGATCCTCGAGTAAAAGCTCGGCCAGCTGAGAAACCTGTAGTGGCAGGGGACCTTTCTGCGCTAACCAGTCCTCCACTTGCGGCGCGCGGAATTCAGGCAAGGCGTGCCGCAAGGTGTCCAACAGTTCAAGGAGCAGCAGGACCGGGTCGCCGTCGTCCGGGGCAAGTTGCAGCCAGGCGAATTTTTTCCCGGTGCTGCTGAGAAACTGAACCGCCAGCTGCGATTTGCCCTGGCCGGGTTGTCCTTCGATGACGATGGTGTGCCGGTCTGCCTGCAATTGGGATTGCAGCCCGTGAATGACCTTTTTGCGCAGCAGATGCCGGGCGGGGTCAAAAAGAGGAGGGCTGAATTTTCCATGCTGGATCGGATTCATATGAATTCACGATTCGGTGAAGGCAACAGGCCTGTTCCTATGCCAGGGAACCCGCGAACAGCTGCGGGATTCAGGTGATTTAACAGTTGTAAAACGAATATTAAGTCAATTTGACTGAAATATATAATTGTTTTTGCGGGAAAGGCGTGAAAAAGCCTTCTTAAAGAGGCAGTTCCGTTTTTTTAAGGACTGTTTTCAGGGCAAAGGAGGACTGCACCCGTAGAACGCCGGGCAGGCTGGTCAGCCGATTGTGGATCCGCATGTAGTCTTCGTTGTCGCGGATGATGACCCGCAGTAAAAAGTCGCTGTCGCCGGACATCAGGTAGCACTCCATGACTTCTTTAACCCGACCGATTTCCTTTTCGAAATCCTGCAGTTTGTCCTGCTGCTGTCCTTCCAGAGTGACCTGGACAAAGACCGTCCCGGGTTTACCGACCGCGGCCTGATTGATAAGCATGACATAGCGATCGATAATGCCTTGCTGTTCGAGTAGACGGACCCGCCGCAGGCAGGCGGATTCAGATAGCCCGACCTTTTCGGCCAGTTGCACGAAACTGAGCCGGCCATCCTTTTGTAGCGCCGTCAAAATTCGTTGATCAATTGCATCAAGTTGATTTTTTGAAGGATAATTCGACATAGGGCGATTCTAGCAACGGAATTCGCTATTTTACAATGAAAAATCCTCTTTTTTTGCAAGGATACTCCGCAAATTTGCTGATAAACTGACAAAATAGAAATTCGTCCGGTTATTCCTGCCGCTTATGTCCGAAAGGAGCCCGCTATGGTTGTTGGAGTGCTGAAAGAGATTAAGGTTGAGGAAAATCGTGTCTGTATGACTCCTGCGGGGGTCGAAGTCATGCTGGCCCATGGGCACCAGGTGCTGGTCGAAACAATGGCCGGCCTGGGCAGCGGGTTCAGTGACGAGGACTACCGGACGGCAGGTGCGGAGATTGCGCCTTCGGCGGCGGATGTTTATGCCCGCTGTGAAATGGTCATGCATGTCAAAGAGCCGCAGCCGCAGGAATATGCCCTGATTCGTCCCGGGCAGATCGTTTTCACCTATTTCCACTTTGCCGCCGATGAGGAGCTCACCCGCGCAATGCTGGCCAGCGGGGCGGTTTGCGTCGCCTATGAAACCATTACTTCCGCCAGCGACCAGCTGCCGCTGCTCACGCCCATGAGCGAAGTGGCCGGACGGATGGCTGCCCAGGAAGGGGCCAAGTACCTGGAGCGTTCGCAGGGGGGGCGCGGCATCCTGATGGGTGGTGTGCCCGGTGTTGCACCGGCAACGGTGCTGGTGATCGGCGGCGGGACGGTTGGTGTTCACGCGGCGCAGATGGCGGCCGGCCTCGGCGCCAAGGTCTATCTGCTCGACAGCAACCTTGAGCGGTTGCGTTATCTTGATGAAATCATGCCCAAGAACTGTTTTGCGCTGATGTCCACCCCGGCCACAATTCGGCAGCTGGTGACCGAGGCCGACCTGGTGGTCGGTGCGGTTCTGGTGCATGGGGCCAAGGCTCCCAAGTTGGTGACCCGTGATATGCTGACCACCATGAAGCCCGGTTCTGTGCTGGTGGATGTGGCCATCGATCAGGGTGGCTGTTTCGAAACCTCGCGGCCGACGACCCACAGCGAACCGATTTACGTGATTGATGGGGTGGTCCACTATTGTGTTGCCAATATGCCGGGGGCGGTGCCCTTGACATCGACCATGGCATTGACCAACGCAACCTTGCCTTACGCCCTTAAACTGGCCGATCTCGGCTGGCGGGAAGCGGCGCAGGCAGATCCCGGGATCCTGGAAGGATTGAATATCGTGGCTGGACAGGTCTGTTATCCCGGGGTTGCCGAAGCTTTCGGCCTGGAATTAACCATGGCTGTCGACATTCTCCAGGCTTGCTGACCAAGCCATAGGCCTCGGCAGCAAAAGACCGGATAATCGGGGCATGAAAAAACCGCAGCCAAACATTACTTGCTGCGGTTTTTTCGTTGCTGAGCGGGGCGACCCCGTTAATTGAGTCTTCTTTTGCAACCGGGCTGATGCCAGCCTGTCGGTTCAGGCATGCTTTTCCCGCAGTACTTTCTTGTTGATTTTACCGACGCTAGTTTTGTCGATGGCCTCGACAAATTTGAACTTCAGCAGCACGATCTGTTTGGAGATCATCCCTTTTTCGATGAACCCGCGAATATGGGCGAGCAGTTCTTTCTCGCTGACCGCCATGTCTTCTTTGGTGACGATCAGGGCGAGGGGCTTTTCACCCCATTTGCTGTCAGGCAGGCCGATGACCGCAGCTTCGGCCACTGCCGGGTGTGAACAGAGCAGGTCTTCAACTTCCAGGGAAGAGATCCATTCGCCGCCGATTTTGATGACGTCTTTGATGCGGTCGGTAATTTTGACGTAATTGTTTTTATCTCTGTTCGCCACATCGCCGGTATGCAGATACCCACCCCGCCAAAGCGCTTCGGAGTTGCGCTGGTCCTTCAGATAGCCCTGGGTCAGCCAGGGCGCGCGCACCACAATTTCACCGACGCTGGTGCCGTCGGCCGGGATATCCTCCAGCTTTTCATCGACAATCCGCAGATCGACCAGGGGGAGAGGGCGGCCAGTCTTACAGCGGATCTCGGTCTCCTCATCCGGACTCAGGTCCGCTTCGGTGACATGGGCGATGGTCAGAATCGGGCAGGTCTCCGACATGCCGTACCCGGAATAGATGTCGATCCCGCGGGCCAGGGCGGTTTTACACATCTGCTTGGGCAGGGCTGCGCCACCGATCAGGACTTTCCAGCGGGACAAGTCGGTTTGGGCAAACAGGGGATGGTTTATCAGCAGGTGCAGAATAGTCGGCACACAGTGGGAAAAGGTGACCTCTTCTTTGGCAACCAGTTTCAACAGCATATCCGGAGTGTAGCGTCCCGGGTAGACCTGTTTGATTCCGAGGGTTGTGGCCATGTAAGGAAAACCCCAGGCATGAACATGGAACATCGGCGTAATGGGCATGTAGACATCGCGCTGATGGACCCGCCCCTGATCCAGCACACTGCCCAACGCGGCTATCGCACCGAGGCTGTGCAGAACCAGCTGGCGGTGGCTGAAATAGACGCCTTTGGGCATGCCGGTGGTGCCGGTGCTGTAGAAGGTCGTCGCCCGGGTGTTCTCATCGAAGTCGGGAAACTCGAAATGGTCGTCAGCCGCACTGAGCAGTTCCTCGTATTCACCGACAAAGGAGAGGGTGGTCTCGGGTTGTTGCTGCCCATCCTGCAACAAGACATAGCTCTTCACCGTATCAATCCGCCCCTTGATCTGCTCGAGCAGAGGCAGAAATTCTTCGTTGACGAGCAGATAATCGTCTTCGGCATGGTCGATGGTATACAGCACCTGTTCGGGAGACAGGCGGATGTTTACGGTATGCATCACCGCCCCGATCATGGGGATGGCGAAAAAACATTCCAGGTAGCGATGACTGTCCCAGTCCATGACCGCAACCGTATCCCCGGGCTGCACGCCCATTTCGGTGAGGGCATTGGCCAGTCTGCAGATCCGTTGGCGGAACTCGGCATAGGTCATGCGGAACTGGTCGCGGTAGACAATTTCCTGTAGCGGGTCGTCGACAATCGGGGACTGCAGAAGATTTTTGATCAACAGGGGATAGGCATAGGCCGAAGCTGTGCGCTGAATCAATTTTTCGGTCATGGGCTCACCTCTTTGTGAAAGAATGTCGTAGGGGCAAAGTATGAATTTGGCGAAAGCGAACTATACGATTATCGTCGAGCATGCGCAAGGATTGTTGCTTGTCGCGTCCTTATTATCCCGTTAAGATGGCCCTTCACCTGAACCGGAGGCACTACCGATGAAACTTCCTTCCCCCCTTATTGAGGGGACCTTGCTGCGTCGCTACAAGCGTTTTCTCACGGATGTCGAACTGGCTGACGGCAGTGTGGTGACCGCTCATACCCCGAATACCGGCAGCATGAAGCAGTGTGCCGTGCCGGGCTATCGGGTATTATTGTCCAAAGCGCAAAACCCGAAACGTAAGCTTCCCTATACCCTGGAGCTGATTCAAGTCGGGGAACATTGGGTGGATACCCATACCCAGCGGACCAATCGGGTGGTTGAAGAGGCTTTGCGGCAGGGCTGGATTGCCGGTCTCAGCGGCTATCGGGTGACGCCGGAATACAGCATCGGCGCGAGCCGGATCGATTTTCTGCTGGAAAACGATACGGAAAGGGTCCTGGTGGAGGTGAAGAATGTCACTCTTTGCTGCCGGAACAGCGTCGCCTGTTTTCCGGACGCCGTGACTCTGCGCGGGCAGAAGCATTTGCGCGAGCTGTTGGCGGCCCGGGGCAATGGTTTTCGGGCGGTGATCTTTTTCCTGGTGCAGCGCCAGGAAGCCGAGGCTTTTGCTCCTGCTGATGAGATCGATCCTGAGTATGGGCGGATCTTGCGCGAAGTAGTGGCCGGCGGGGTGGAAGTTCTGGCCTATAGAACCGAGGTGTCGCCCACGGCCAACCGGACCGGCTCAGCCTTGCCGGTCCTGCTGTGAAGCCGAGGGGTGCGCATGCGTAGCGTCGGCTTGATTACCGAATATAACCCCTTTCACAATGGCCATCTCTATCATTTGCGGCAAAGCCTTCATGTGGCAGATGCCGAGGTTGCGGTCGCGGTCATGAGTGGCCACTTTCTGCAGCGCGGCGCCGCCGCGCTGGCGGACAAATGGGTGCGCACCCGCATGGCGCTGGTCGCCGGAGTCGACCTGGTCATCGAATTGCCTTTGCCCTGGGCCTGCAGCAGCGCGCCGGATTTTGCGCGGGGGGCTGTTCAGTCCTTGACCCTGCTGGGCGGCATTGACAGTCTCTGTTTCGGCAGTGAGTCCGGGGAATTGGCGCCGCTGCGCCAATGTGCGGATTTGCTCCAGCAGCAGGATGCCCTGGTGACGGAGCGGACCGCCAGACTGTTGCGCGGCGGACAGAACTATCCGCAGGCACGGGCCATGGTGCTGGCCGAATTGACCGGGACGGAGGACGGTGCGGCTCTTCTGGCCGGTCCGAATAACATTCTCGGGATCGAATACCTGCGGGCCTTGAACCAGACGGGCAGCGCCATGAAACCCTTGACCATTGCCCGGCGTGGCGTGGGGTACCATGCCACGGATGTCTGCGGTGATATCGCCAGTGCCACCGGAATCCGTGCCCGACTGGCTGCTGCGGAGCCGGTCAGTCAGCTGGTGCCGGCTGCCGTTGCCGCCATTCTGGACGAGACCCTGGCTCGTGGGCAAACCTTTTCAGCGCAAGCCTGTTTCAGACTGTTGTTGGGGAAAATTTACAGTGCCGGAGAGCAGCTGAGTCGCTACTGGCTGGTTGACGACGGGATTGAAAACCGTTTGCAGGAGAGTGCCGATGCTGCCGCTGACCTGGAGGAGCTGATCCAGGGAAGCAAGTCGCGACAACTGACTCGGACGCGCATTCAACGCATGCTGGTTGCGATCCTGCTGGGGCTGGAAAAAGAGACTGCCCAGCAGCTGTTGGCGGCCGGGCCGCAGTATTTGCATCTGCTCGGTGTCAGCAGTCGGGGACGGCGATTCCTGGCCAGGACCAGGACCCGTCGGGACGTTCCCCTGGTGCAGAACTTCTCGCGGATCTTTGCCCAGCTCAAACGCCGCTATGATCAAGGCTCGGCCCGTTATGAGCTGGCCATGCGGCAGTTGCAGCTGGAACTGACCGCGACCCGCATCTATGGGCTGTTGCTGGAAAATCTGCATGCCGGGCGGAAGAGCCGGGATTTTTATGAGCCGATCATTGAATCAGTGGCCGGTCATAACAGCTGAATGAACTCTGCCGTTGCCGAGTCCCGGTTCCCGACCGGTTACGTTGGATGCGGCGGGTTTAGGAGGACAGGCGCTTGCGGATTTCATCGTATTCCGCTTGCGAGATCGCGCCCTCGGCCAGGCGTTGATTCAGCGTATCCAGGGCTGCGCTGTTGCTGCGACTGTGATAAGCCGGTCGCCGTAACAGGCGAAACAGTTGATAAATGATAAAGGCGATCAACAGCCAGAACAGTAATTGGGTGAATATTCCTCCTGGTCCGCTAAAACCGAACGGGCCGCAGGCCCAGCCAGAGTGGTGACCATAGAACATGATGAACTCTCCTCGCAAAAGGTTTGCCGGATAGCAAGCAGATGATAACGTCGGTGGCCTCTTTGTCCTGCCCGCTGACGTATGCAGTTTTTCCTTGTGACGCGTTAGCGGGCGATCCTTTTAACCGATCCCAAGGGTAGCACCGCTGGCCGGTCGTGCGGTGTAAAGAATTGTTAAGTCCGGCTGTGCGCCGTAAGGTTCAGCTCTTCTGCTCGATAATCAGATTGGGCAGTTCGTCGGTATCATCATCCTTGCGCGGAAAATGTTCCTGCAACAGCTCGCCGCAGCGGGCAATGGCCTGGCAGGTGGCAGCGCAGGCGGCCCCACTTTTCAGCCCGGTGACGATCATGGCAACGATCTCGTCCCAGGTATTCTGGGGGACTTTGGCATTGATGCCGCTGTCGGCCAAGACCTGCACCCGGCGCTCAAAGAGGGAAATCAGAATCAGAATTCCGGTCTTGTCGCGGGTCTCGTGAAGCCCCTGTTCCAGAAAACAGACCATGGCCTTTTCCTTGACTTCAATGGTGAATTCTTCGGGATGGATCAGCTTGCGTTTAAAGGCCGGCCAAGCCCTGATGACCAGAAAAAAAAGCGCAAAGGTAATCAAGAAGACCGGTAGGAACCACCAGATTGACTCACCGCCTACAGCCCAGCTGACGAACAGGCCACAGGCCAGCGACAGAGTGCCGCTGCCGATCAGTTCGGCCCGGGGATATTCATAGGAGCAATCGACCACCATGGGCACGATTTCACCACTGGTGGTCAGTTCAGCCGCTTTGACGGCCTCTTCGATGCGTTGTTGTTCTTCGGCGGTAAAAAAATCAGCTGCTGTTGCCATGCCTGCCTCGTTCCCTATTCCACTGTGGTTGCCGGTCTCTGATGTATTAAAAATGAGGTTCTTGAGCCCTGTTCCGGGTTGCTTGTTTACCAGCCGCCGGAGGCCCCGCCACCGCCGCCACCTCCTCCTCCACCGGAGAACCCTCCGCCGCCGAAGCCACCCCCACCGAAACCGCCGCCCCCACCGATAAAGGGGCCGCCGAAGAAGATTCCGCTGCGGCGGGAACGTCCACTTCTGCGCCCACCGATACGGCCAAGCAGCGGACCGAGAAAGAAGAGCAGAAAAAGCAGTCCAAAAGGACTGCTTTTCCGCTTGTGACCTGCGGTTTTTCCCGTCCCCTGGTATTCTCCGCGCACTGCTTCAGCCATGGCGACGACCCCGCTGACCACTCCACCGTCGAAATCCCCCTGTTTAAATCTGGGGGAGATTTCGTTGTCAATGATCCGCCCGGCGAGCAGGTCGGTCAAACGGCCTTCCAGGCCATAACCGACCTCGATCCGAATTTTGTGATCATTTTTGACGATCAGCAGCAGCGCACCATTGTCTTTTTTTTTCTGGCCCGGTTTCCAGCTGTCAAAGACCTTGAGCGAATAGTCTTCGAGCACCGCTCCTTCCAGCGATGGAATCGTCAGGACCGTGATCTGGGTCGAATCGCTGGCTTCGAACTGCTGCAGAAACTGATCCAGCTTGAGCCTGGTGGTCGGCGAGATCATCTTGGCCAGGTCGGTGACATAGCCGGTCGGTCGCGGGACATCAAGAGCCTGAACGGGAAAACCGCTCAGCAACAAAATAACCAGAGCTAAAAACAGCCTGCGCATCAGAAGGATACCTTGGGAGCTGTGGCTGCGCCGGCATCAGCTTTGAACGGTTCCTTGCGTTCCAGCTTGAGCAGAAACTTATTGGTCAGGTTGTTGGGAAAGGTCCTGATCGAGGTGTTGAAGGTCTGGACCGCAGCGTTATAGCGCTGGCGGGCGACATTGATGCGATTTTCAGTCCCTTCGAGCTGGTGCTGCAGATCACGGAAGTTCTGGTTGGCCTTGAGGTCCGGATAGCGTTCCGCAACCACCAGCAGCCGCGAGAGGGCACCGGACAATTCCCCCTGGGCCTGCTGAAAGTTCTGCATGGCGGCGGGGTTGTTGAGATTCTCTGCCGAGAGGCTGACCTGGCCAACCTTGGCCCGGGCATTGGTGACAGCGGTCAGGGTTTCCCGTTCGTGAGCGGCATACGCCTTGACTGTTTCAACCAGGTTCGGGATCAGGTCGGCCCGGCGTTGGTAGGTGGCCTCGACATCACCCCAGGCCGCGGTGACCGCTTCCTCGTTTTTCTGAATCGTGTTATAGCCGCAGCCGTTTAACAGCAGTA
The Pelobacter seleniigenes DSM 18267 DNA segment above includes these coding regions:
- a CDS encoding Lrp/AsnC family transcriptional regulator — protein: MSNYPSKNQLDAIDQRILTALQKDGRLSFVQLAEKVGLSESACLRRVRLLEQQGIIDRYVMLINQAAVGKPGTVFVQVTLEGQQQDKLQDFEKEIGRVKEVMECYLMSGDSDFLLRVIIRDNEDYMRIHNRLTSLPGVLRVQSSFALKTVLKKTELPL
- the ald gene encoding alanine dehydrogenase codes for the protein MVVGVLKEIKVEENRVCMTPAGVEVMLAHGHQVLVETMAGLGSGFSDEDYRTAGAEIAPSAADVYARCEMVMHVKEPQPQEYALIRPGQIVFTYFHFAADEELTRAMLASGAVCVAYETITSASDQLPLLTPMSEVAGRMAAQEGAKYLERSQGGRGILMGGVPGVAPATVLVIGGGTVGVHAAQMAAGLGAKVYLLDSNLERLRYLDEIMPKNCFALMSTPATIRQLVTEADLVVGAVLVHGAKAPKLVTRDMLTTMKPGSVLVDVAIDQGGCFETSRPTTHSEPIYVIDGVVHYCVANMPGAVPLTSTMALTNATLPYALKLADLGWREAAQADPGILEGLNIVAGQVCYPGVAEAFGLELTMAVDILQAC
- a CDS encoding fatty acid--CoA ligase, whose translation is MTEKLIQRTASAYAYPLLIKNLLQSPIVDDPLQEIVYRDQFRMTYAEFRQRICRLANALTEMGVQPGDTVAVMDWDSHRYLECFFAIPMIGAVMHTVNIRLSPEQVLYTIDHAEDDYLLVNEEFLPLLEQIKGRIDTVKSYVLLQDGQQQPETTLSFVGEYEELLSAADDHFEFPDFDENTRATTFYSTGTTGMPKGVYFSHRQLVLHSLGAIAALGSVLDQGRVHQRDVYMPITPMFHVHAWGFPYMATTLGIKQVYPGRYTPDMLLKLVAKEEVTFSHCVPTILHLLINHPLFAQTDLSRWKVLIGGAALPKQMCKTALARGIDIYSGYGMSETCPILTIAHVTEADLSPDEETEIRCKTGRPLPLVDLRIVDEKLEDIPADGTSVGEIVVRAPWLTQGYLKDQRNSEALWRGGYLHTGDVANRDKNNYVKITDRIKDVIKIGGEWISSLEVEDLLCSHPAVAEAAVIGLPDSKWGEKPLALIVTKEDMAVSEKELLAHIRGFIEKGMISKQIVLLKFKFVEAIDKTSVGKINKKVLREKHA
- the sfsA gene encoding DNA/RNA nuclease SfsA; protein product: MKLPSPLIEGTLLRRYKRFLTDVELADGSVVTAHTPNTGSMKQCAVPGYRVLLSKAQNPKRKLPYTLELIQVGEHWVDTHTQRTNRVVEEALRQGWIAGLSGYRVTPEYSIGASRIDFLLENDTERVLVEVKNVTLCCRNSVACFPDAVTLRGQKHLRELLAARGNGFRAVIFFLVQRQEAEAFAPADEIDPEYGRILREVVAGGVEVLAYRTEVSPTANRTGSALPVLL
- a CDS encoding tRNA(Met) cytidine acetate ligase, giving the protein MRSVGLITEYNPFHNGHLYHLRQSLHVADAEVAVAVMSGHFLQRGAAALADKWVRTRMALVAGVDLVIELPLPWACSSAPDFARGAVQSLTLLGGIDSLCFGSESGELAPLRQCADLLQQQDALVTERTARLLRGGQNYPQARAMVLAELTGTEDGAALLAGPNNILGIEYLRALNQTGSAMKPLTIARRGVGYHATDVCGDIASATGIRARLAAAEPVSQLVPAAVAAILDETLARGQTFSAQACFRLLLGKIYSAGEQLSRYWLVDDGIENRLQESADAAADLEELIQGSKSRQLTRTRIQRMLVAILLGLEKETAQQLLAAGPQYLHLLGVSSRGRRFLARTRTRRDVPLVQNFSRIFAQLKRRYDQGSARYELAMRQLQLELTATRIYGLLLENLHAGRKSRDFYEPIIESVAGHNS
- a CDS encoding SHOCT domain-containing protein — protein: MFYGHHSGWACGPFGFSGPGGIFTQLLFWLLIAFIIYQLFRLLRRPAYHSRSNSAALDTLNQRLAEGAISQAEYDEIRKRLSS
- a CDS encoding TPM domain-containing protein is translated as MATAADFFTAEEQQRIEEAVKAAELTTSGEIVPMVVDCSYEYPRAELIGSGTLSLACGLFVSWAVGGESIWWFLPVFLITFALFFLVIRAWPAFKRKLIHPEEFTIEVKEKAMVCFLEQGLHETRDKTGILILISLFERRVQVLADSGINAKVPQNTWDEIVAMIVTGLKSGAACAATCQAIARCGELLQEHFPRKDDDTDELPNLIIEQKS
- a CDS encoding TPM domain-containing protein, producing MRRLFLALVILLLSGFPVQALDVPRPTGYVTDLAKMISPTTRLKLDQFLQQFEASDSTQITVLTIPSLEGAVLEDYSLKVFDSWKPGQKKKDNGALLLIVKNDHKIRIEVGYGLEGRLTDLLAGRIIDNEISPRFKQGDFDGGVVSGVVAMAEAVRGEYQGTGKTAGHKRKSSPFGLLFLLFFLGPLLGRIGGRRSGRSRRSGIFFGGPFIGGGGGFGGGGFGGGGFSGGGGGGGGGGASGGW
- a CDS encoding LemA family protein, producing the protein MKIKVLLMLLSSVLLLNGCGYNTIQKNEEAVTAAWGDVEATYQRRADLIPNLVETVKAYAAHERETLTAVTNARAKVGQVSLSAENLNNPAAMQNFQQAQGELSGALSRLLVVAERYPDLKANQNFRDLQHQLEGTENRINVARQRYNAAVQTFNTSIRTFPNNLTNKFLLKLERKEPFKADAGAATAPKVSF